A genomic stretch from Anaerolinea thermophila UNI-1 includes:
- the nuoL gene encoding NADH-quinone oxidoreductase subunit L: MTSEVLLWLIPFPPLLAFGVIALFTHRKRALSHSLAIASAALSWLLAMVVFFRAVSQPHLSEEPFASTWNWLPLGGDWLKIGVLMDPVGAVTLFFVAWTILMIFIYSVGYHNFGQPEGDHDRPGLPPHGATVRDAHGHTHRVPSVEPMYSRFFALISLFAFAMFLLVVTDNLLTLYIGWEIMGFCSYMLIGFWYGKESARKAAIKAFLTTRVGDVFMLLGIVGVYTATGSLNYREALMNPNVLQVLAQTPSGVLDLSVAGLLGLLLFIGTVGKSAQFPLHVWLPDAMEGPTPVSAMIHAATMVSAGVYLTVRIYPLLSAGWEGGVLTPAMSVVAFIGAFTALFAATIALAQNDIKRVLAYSTISQLGYMIAAVGIGAYVAAVFHLVTHAFFKALLFLGSGSVIHGMEHGVLHTDEKIDPQDMFNMGGLKAKMPVTFWTFLIGGLALSGFPVLTAGFWSKDEILTGAFAGQHWWVFGTLAFAAFLTAFYTMRQITLIFLGTPRTHAAEHAVESRVVMTAPLVVLSIFAVAFGWSGIPEKFPLLGGLIPNWFGEFVGSMLHGEGEHAVESLLPLLTSLVVSLGGLTLGWLVYRNVRAGEPDPLQKPLGALYRVFKYKYGIDELYDAVFVRPSVWLAEVFTYRFLDKMVLDGIIEGVARGTWNLGVALRRYFDLAVINWFGDAVVSGGTRKSGETLRPIQSGRVQQYLMVTLIGTILLGIVLYLMFVG; the protein is encoded by the coding sequence TAAGCCAGCCTCATCTCAGTGAAGAACCATTTGCCTCTACATGGAACTGGTTGCCCTTGGGTGGTGATTGGCTGAAGATTGGGGTGTTGATGGACCCGGTGGGTGCAGTGACCCTGTTCTTTGTGGCTTGGACCATCTTAATGATTTTTATCTACAGTGTGGGTTACCACAATTTTGGTCAGCCGGAAGGTGATCACGACCGCCCTGGTCTTCCTCCCCATGGAGCGACTGTGCGCGATGCCCATGGACACACTCATCGTGTGCCTTCGGTTGAGCCCATGTATTCGCGGTTCTTTGCGCTGATCAGCCTGTTTGCCTTTGCCATGTTCCTGCTGGTGGTCACCGATAATTTGCTGACCCTGTACATTGGCTGGGAAATCATGGGCTTTTGTTCCTACATGCTGATTGGTTTCTGGTATGGCAAGGAATCGGCGCGTAAAGCTGCCATTAAGGCTTTCCTGACCACCCGGGTGGGTGATGTGTTCATGCTGTTGGGTATTGTGGGTGTGTACACGGCAACGGGAAGTCTGAATTACCGCGAAGCCCTGATGAATCCGAATGTGCTTCAGGTACTGGCGCAAACACCTTCCGGGGTGCTGGATCTCTCAGTTGCCGGGCTTTTGGGATTGCTGTTATTCATCGGTACGGTAGGCAAGAGTGCGCAGTTCCCCTTGCATGTCTGGTTGCCCGATGCGATGGAAGGTCCCACGCCGGTTTCGGCAATGATTCATGCCGCTACAATGGTCTCGGCTGGTGTGTACCTGACCGTGCGTATCTACCCACTGCTTTCGGCGGGTTGGGAAGGCGGGGTACTCACGCCGGCGATGTCAGTAGTGGCGTTTATTGGCGCTTTCACTGCTCTCTTTGCCGCTACGATTGCGCTGGCGCAAAATGACATTAAACGGGTACTGGCATATTCCACCATCTCGCAGTTGGGCTATATGATTGCCGCGGTGGGCATTGGCGCGTATGTGGCGGCAGTGTTCCATCTGGTCACCCACGCCTTCTTCAAGGCATTGCTTTTCCTCGGCTCCGGTTCGGTGATTCACGGCATGGAGCATGGGGTTCTGCATACCGATGAGAAAATTGATCCGCAGGACATGTTCAACATGGGCGGATTGAAAGCCAAAATGCCGGTGACCTTCTGGACATTCCTCATCGGCGGGTTGGCGCTTTCCGGTTTCCCGGTTTTGACTGCTGGGTTCTGGTCGAAGGATGAGATTCTCACAGGAGCGTTTGCCGGTCAGCACTGGTGGGTGTTTGGCACGCTGGCGTTTGCTGCGTTCCTCACGGCTTTCTATACCATGCGTCAGATTACCTTGATCTTTCTGGGAACACCGCGCACGCATGCTGCCGAGCATGCTGTGGAGAGCCGCGTTGTGATGACGGCTCCACTGGTGGTACTTTCGATTTTTGCGGTTGCTTTTGGGTGGAGCGGCATCCCCGAAAAGTTCCCTCTGCTGGGAGGGCTCATTCCCAACTGGTTTGGTGAGTTTGTCGGCAGTATGCTTCACGGTGAAGGGGAACATGCTGTAGAGAGTTTGCTCCCTTTGTTAACCTCGCTGGTGGTTTCGCTGGGTGGTTTGACCCTGGGATGGCTGGTGTACCGCAACGTTCGCGCAGGTGAGCCTGATCCACTCCAGAAACCGCTGGGGGCGCTTTACCGCGTGTTCAAGTACAAGTACGGCATTGACGAACTTTATGATGCTGTGTTTGTGCGTCCTTCGGTTTGGCTTGCGGAGGTATTCACCTACCGCTTCCTCGACAAGATGGTGCTGGATGGCATCATTGAAGGCGTTGCCCGTGGAACGTGGAATCTTGGTGTGGCTCTGCGCCGCTACTTCGACCTTGCGGTTATCAACTGGTTTGGGGATGCTGTCGTTAGCGGTGGCACGCGCAAGAGCGGCGAGACGTTGCGTCCCATTCAGAGCGGGCGTGTCCAGCAGTATCTGATGGTGACGCTGATCGGGACGATTTTGCTGGGTATTGTCCTGTACCTGATGTTTGTCGGGTAG